In one Paenibacillus sp. JQZ6Y-1 genomic region, the following are encoded:
- a CDS encoding YraN family protein codes for MVSSHDKPDNRKVKGKIAEDIAAYYLEQQGYVIVQRNWRCRSGELDMIVTEQNQYTSAPTIIVVEVRSRTGDTHGTAAESVDWRKQKQIRETTAVYAHHNGLSAYAFRYDVITVQLNRHYQAISMEHWVAAFA; via the coding sequence ATGGTAAGTAGTCACGACAAACCGGATAATCGCAAAGTAAAAGGCAAAATCGCTGAGGATATTGCCGCTTATTATCTGGAACAGCAGGGCTATGTCATTGTGCAGCGGAATTGGCGCTGTCGAAGTGGTGAATTAGATATGATTGTCACGGAGCAGAATCAATATACTTCCGCTCCTACCATTATTGTAGTAGAAGTTCGGAGCCGTACCGGAGATACGCATGGTACGGCTGCCGAATCTGTGGATTGGCGTAAACAAAAGCAGATTCGCGAAACGACCGCTGTATATGCCCATCATAATGGGTTATCCGCTTATGCTTTTCGTTATGATGTGATTACCGTACAATTGAACCGTCATTATCAGGCGATAAGTATGGAGCATTGGGTAGCTGCATTTGCATAA
- a CDS encoding YifB family Mg chelatase-like AAA ATPase codes for MYGKLHSACVHGIHGVMVEVETDLSNGLPMVSIIGLPDSAIRESVERVRSAIKNCGFTFPSQRVTINLAPADLRKEGSAFDLAIALGILVTSNQILFPQQEQMLLIGELALDGTLRPVTGVLSMVDTARQYGLKSVVLPLQNADEASLVEGISVYGIRHIQDLFAAEQTAPQTSIKPFQLHIPGQPAIIVKQISSEQIKHSDNHQIGSDTAPTHNQTISESLSVVEPYNTHRLHSKEQPYKQVNMRPLLYVREPMDSKNISVLHRKEDYADVFGQQHVKRALIIAASGMHNILLLGPPGTGKTMLIKRLPTILPPLSEDEALEVTKILSVAGRFKETGEGLIRARPFRSPHHSITASGLIGGGAIPKPGEVSLAHQGILFLDEFPEFPRPILELLRQPLEDGEVHISRSRAVFTFPASMLLAASMNPCPCGFLGSDHPLHRCTCTENRIARYRAKISGPLLDRIDLQIEVPRPSERDFQQSEECQPDGYDSATMRQLVLEAQHIQLERYRGTGIYWNSQLSGKMLRQHTVATTEATMLLNAAFEQLGMSMRARDRILKLARTIADLEGKEQLDAVHIAEAIQYRQLDRKF; via the coding sequence ATGTATGGAAAGTTACATAGTGCCTGTGTGCACGGTATTCATGGTGTTATGGTAGAAGTCGAAACAGATCTTTCCAATGGGCTGCCCATGGTATCGATTATTGGACTGCCTGATTCAGCGATTCGTGAATCCGTAGAACGAGTTCGTTCAGCGATCAAAAACTGTGGATTTACGTTTCCTTCCCAGCGCGTTACTATCAATCTGGCACCAGCGGATCTCCGTAAGGAAGGCTCTGCTTTTGATCTGGCTATTGCGCTGGGGATATTAGTAACGAGTAATCAGATTCTATTTCCGCAACAGGAGCAAATGTTGTTGATTGGTGAATTGGCATTAGATGGTACATTGCGTCCGGTAACTGGTGTGCTATCTATGGTTGATACAGCGCGTCAATATGGCTTGAAGTCCGTTGTTTTACCGCTGCAAAATGCGGATGAAGCATCGCTAGTAGAAGGGATCTCTGTATATGGAATTAGGCATATTCAGGATCTATTTGCCGCTGAACAGACAGCTCCTCAAACGAGTATAAAACCATTTCAACTCCATATCCCCGGTCAGCCTGCTATAATAGTGAAACAAATCTCGTCAGAACAGATAAAGCATTCAGACAATCATCAGATCGGCTCAGATACTGCTCCTACCCACAACCAAACAATAAGCGAGTCGTTATCGGTAGTAGAACCCTATAACACTCATAGGCTTCACTCCAAAGAACAACCTTATAAACAGGTCAATATGAGACCGCTATTGTATGTGCGTGAGCCTATGGATAGTAAGAACATTAGCGTGTTGCATAGGAAAGAAGATTACGCAGATGTCTTTGGGCAACAGCATGTAAAGCGTGCACTGATTATCGCAGCTTCTGGTATGCACAATATTTTGCTGTTGGGACCACCCGGTACGGGAAAGACGATGCTGATCAAGCGATTGCCGACCATTTTGCCACCATTGAGCGAAGACGAAGCGCTGGAAGTTACCAAAATTCTAAGTGTAGCTGGTAGGTTCAAAGAAACCGGTGAGGGATTGATTCGTGCTCGTCCATTTCGTTCGCCTCATCATAGTATTACCGCTTCTGGGTTGATTGGTGGCGGGGCTATACCGAAGCCGGGCGAGGTCAGTTTGGCGCATCAAGGGATATTGTTTTTGGATGAGTTTCCAGAGTTTCCAAGACCGATTCTAGAACTACTTCGTCAGCCATTGGAGGACGGAGAAGTGCATATTAGCCGTTCGCGTGCTGTGTTTACGTTTCCAGCTTCGATGTTGCTTGCTGCTAGCATGAATCCGTGCCCGTGTGGATTTTTGGGGAGCGATCATCCATTACATCGCTGTACATGTACCGAAAATCGGATTGCCCGCTATCGTGCCAAAATCTCTGGTCCGCTGCTAGATCGTATTGATTTGCAGATTGAAGTACCGCGTCCAAGTGAACGCGATTTTCAGCAATCCGAAGAATGTCAGCCAGATGGATATGATTCCGCGACAATGCGTCAACTCGTTTTAGAAGCGCAGCACATCCAACTAGAACGGTATCGGGGAACAGGGATCTATTGGAATAGTCAGTTATCCGGCAAGATGCTGCGACAGCATACTGTAGCGACAACGGAAGCAACGATGCTGCTGAATGCTGCATTTGAGCAATTGGGGATGAGTATGAGGGCGCGCGACCGGATTTTGAAGCTGGCGCGTACGATTGCGGATTTGGAGGGGAAAGAACAGCTGGATGCAGTACATATCGCAGAAGCGATTCAATATCGGCAACTGGATCGAAAGTTTTAA
- a CDS encoding macrolide family glycosyltransferase, translating to MLHILFVNFPAEGHVNPTLGLVQAFTERGDHVHYITTEKYKDRVEAVGATVHLHTDWMRMSAVNIKTTEGLNNFLNIHIQTSLANLEIVSQLKQSIDFDFVIFDKFGAGELVSEYLNVPGIGSSASFLMPDYAMADKIFRNEGPVPFQPNQQMKDSLALMQEKYGVSPKGMIQFMNNVGQLTVVYTSKYFQPNIDMFSDHNIFIGPSFPERVDHSDFPLERLEGQQVLYISMGTVLDQVEQFFNICIQAFADFEGIVVIAAGEKADISKLLPAPDHFIISSYVPQLKVLNHTDVILTHGGMNSVNEAIHFHVPLVVLPQDKDQPMVAQRLVELEAGYRITKDQIHIESLRTAVHEVLSNPVYKENVKKINASFQQSGGLAEALKRIDEFLQIKSV from the coding sequence ATGCTTCATATTTTATTCGTTAATTTTCCGGCAGAAGGTCATGTGAATCCTACTCTTGGATTAGTACAGGCGTTTACTGAACGCGGCGATCACGTTCATTATATTACGACCGAAAAATACAAAGACCGTGTTGAGGCAGTTGGCGCGACGGTTCATCTGCATACCGATTGGATGCGTATGTCAGCCGTTAATATTAAAACCACCGAAGGATTAAACAATTTTTTGAATATTCATATTCAGACCTCACTCGCCAACCTGGAGATTGTCAGTCAACTAAAGCAAAGCATCGATTTTGATTTTGTTATTTTCGATAAATTTGGAGCTGGTGAGCTGGTAAGTGAATATCTAAATGTGCCAGGTATCGGTTCCTCCGCCTCCTTCCTCATGCCGGATTATGCTATGGCAGACAAGATTTTCCGAAATGAAGGTCCTGTGCCGTTTCAACCGAATCAACAGATGAAAGATTCGCTGGCATTGATGCAGGAAAAGTATGGTGTCTCCCCTAAGGGTATGATTCAATTTATGAACAATGTCGGACAACTGACAGTTGTTTATACAAGTAAATACTTCCAACCGAATATTGATATGTTCAGCGATCATAATATCTTTATCGGTCCAAGCTTTCCAGAACGCGTAGATCATTCTGATTTCCCATTGGAACGATTGGAGGGTCAACAGGTGCTGTATATTTCTATGGGCACCGTGCTGGATCAGGTGGAGCAATTTTTTAACATTTGTATTCAAGCGTTTGCCGATTTTGAAGGGATCGTCGTGATTGCGGCGGGCGAAAAAGCAGATATATCCAAACTATTGCCTGCTCCAGATCACTTTATTATTTCGTCGTATGTGCCACAATTGAAAGTACTAAATCATACGGATGTGATCCTCACTCACGGTGGAATGAACAGCGTCAATGAAGCGATTCATTTTCACGTACCACTGGTTGTATTGCCTCAGGATAAAGACCAGCCGATGGTAGCACAGCGATTGGTGGAGCTAGAAGCTGGTTATCGCATTACCAAAGACCAGATTCACATTGAGTCGCTCAGAACAGCAGTTCATGAAGTATTATCCAATCCAGTGTATAAAGAAAATGTTAAAAAAATCAATGCTAGCTTCCAGCAATCTGGCGGTCTCGCCGAAGCTCTGAAACGCATTGATGAGTTTTTGCAAATCAAATCGGTTTAA
- a CDS encoding RidA family protein — protein MISSSSHGDRHTHLATDPPVLSSPVVPTTFHQPSTLPAVPGYTHVVEVRGGRTLYISGQVALNEQGQLIGKDNVIAQAEQVFRNIQLALQAVGATFEHVVKLTIFMTDITDLPRIRSIRDQYINAIQPPASSAVEVRRLVHEDWLLEIEAIAVCP, from the coding sequence ATGATCTCATCCTCCTCGCATGGAGATCGTCACACCCATTTGGCAACCGATCCGCCTGTATTGTCCAGCCCAGTAGTTCCGACTACCTTTCATCAGCCGTCTACACTGCCAGCAGTTCCAGGCTATACCCATGTTGTTGAGGTGAGGGGCGGTAGAACATTATACATATCTGGTCAGGTTGCATTAAATGAGCAGGGTCAGCTCATTGGGAAAGACAATGTGATCGCGCAGGCAGAACAGGTATTCCGCAATATTCAATTGGCATTGCAGGCAGTAGGGGCGACGTTTGAGCATGTCGTCAAACTGACCATTTTTATGACTGATATTACCGATTTGCCTCGCATTCGTTCCATTCGAGATCAATATATCAATGCAATTCAGCCACCTGCCAGCTCGGCAGTGGAAGTGCGCCGATTGGTGCATGAAGATTGGTTGCTGGAGATCGAAGCCATTGCGGTTTGTCCATAA
- a CDS encoding sulfite oxidase-like oxidoreductase — MLDKAERLKKGRVPQKPQLEEEQAKRLPPGQTLTDSFPILHEGAVPEYDMATWDLRIFGAVEEECSFTFEQLQQFPVTRTVSDIHCVTRWSKFDTPWEGVRFADLIKQVKIKPEAKYVMLHADPDYETNVALDELMKDDVLLAWNYDHKPLTAKHGGPLRMVVPQFYFWKSAKWLRGIEFMTEDRRGFWEDHGFHNVADPFKEQRFSSDEYEMPEDEWKYCEAD, encoded by the coding sequence ATGCTAGATAAAGCCGAACGTTTGAAAAAAGGACGTGTACCGCAAAAACCACAGCTAGAAGAGGAGCAAGCCAAACGTCTGCCACCAGGACAGACGCTGACCGACAGTTTTCCGATTTTGCATGAAGGTGCGGTGCCAGAGTATGATATGGCAACGTGGGATTTACGGATTTTTGGAGCGGTAGAGGAAGAATGTTCATTTACTTTTGAGCAGCTGCAACAGTTCCCAGTTACACGTACGGTAAGCGATATTCATTGCGTAACACGCTGGTCCAAATTCGATACCCCATGGGAAGGTGTACGTTTCGCTGATCTGATCAAACAAGTAAAAATTAAGCCTGAAGCCAAATACGTCATGCTGCATGCTGATCCTGATTATGAAACCAATGTGGCATTGGATGAACTGATGAAGGATGATGTGCTGCTTGCTTGGAATTATGATCATAAGCCACTGACTGCTAAGCATGGTGGTCCATTACGCATGGTTGTACCACAATTCTATTTCTGGAAAAGTGCCAAATGGCTGCGTGGGATTGAATTTATGACAGAGGATCGTCGCGGATTCTGGGAGGATCATGGATTTCATAATGTCGCTGATCCGTTCAAAGAGCAACGCTTTTCCTCCGACGAATACGAAATGCCAGAAGACGAGTGGAAGTATTGCGAAGCGGATTAA